In Vicia villosa cultivar HV-30 ecotype Madison, WI linkage group LG7, Vvil1.0, whole genome shotgun sequence, the DNA window atcgaaattgaaatcgattaatatgcgagacaaatgaaaaaacaaaaaaaaattgcacttctgatacagttcggaagttcatttccgaaactggaatggaggtgttttcggaaatgaacttccgaaacacccctgcgcagagcttttctgcaaccttcaatggcagaccccaaaatcaaaattcaaacctatgtatacacattctaaacatcctaaaaatcagtataaacctaacctaatacattttttgctatttctaaacaccctaatatacattttaatcatagatcttaaaatcaaaatgcttacctatTGAATAGATTGAAGGGCTttagaatgtaatagagcaactagatggagcctttgaggtagcttggaactggtttgcacaaaaatctctttggggttgagtttgaagaagattagggtaaatgatttgggggagggggccgttttgcttaatctgcaaaacgcgcagtatttcggaaatgaacttccgaaatgctgttttcggaaatgaacttccgaaataagtcaaattttttttaaaaaaaggcgctttcggagatgcatctccgaaaacacctttttcttgcatttcggaagttcatttccgaagttaggggtagtttgggtttttcaccagaggtgaactagaaggttgggaggttggtaaagaaattttcaaaaaccttttgtaTTTGTTGGATTCTTTATGTTATCTTTGTTATTTGGAGTAATTAGTTTGATACTTCTTATGGCTACATCTTTCTTGTGTCTATCTCGATTCTCTATTCGTATGTGAGGTTTTTTTCTCTCTATTtgctgttttaaaaaaaaaagaatttatagCGTAAGTTggttattttgaaagaaaaataattctcattataattcgattgatttaaaaaaaaacaatgtttGTAAGCCATTAACAAGTTAGGGTTTCACTTTCCCCTTAAATCCAAACAATAATTTTCATCATCAATGATGCAATCCATAACTACAATCATTATCAACAATCTTCGCCTCCGCAGTTAACTGATCAACCGTCACATCACAGTCAAACACAAAATCTCCAATCTTCCATGTCTTAACAAGCCCTACTTTGATTTTCACCGGTACCCTCATCTTCAACGTTAACGGCACGCTCCATTTCCCAACAGCTTTCACCAACGCCTTCCTATCCGTTTCGGCAAGTTTGATGCCCTTACCCTTCAACACAGTCTGAAGCACCGTGACGTTATTCGTCGGCTGATAAAACGCCTGTAAAACGCCGTTACAGAGCCTAACATCTCTGTAAAAAATCTCAACAATGCTATCCTTTTCATAGTAAATTCCAATCTTGTTATTACCGTTATCAGCCCTAATGAAGACATCAGCCGCCGGAGAAATAACAGATGTTGACGTGAGGTCCATTCCGTTCACAGCGATACTATCGAGTGCAAAATAGGGCAATTCCGGCCGGGTAATCAAGCAAAAAGAAACAACGGCAATCACGAGGAGCACGGCCAGAGTGAGTATGATGCCGATGAACCACCAGAGACAACAACAGCAGCCGCACCAGCTATTTTTCCGGTGATTGATGTTGGCGTAAGGAAAGCCATTTGCCGGGGATGGATAACCGTAGACCGGCGGTGGAGCAGTGTTGGAAGCTAATGCGGGTCTCTCGGACGACGACGTATTTTGAGACTCCGGCATTAGGGACTGTAGTGAGTTTGGTGGATGAAGTTTTTTAAGTAAGAAATGAAAGTAAAATCAATGCAATAATATACTACAATAcagatgtttttttaattttgatatttttttatttgttttctttttaaagTATAATTTCTATTTACAGAAAAgatacaaaataataatatttggtcgtagaaaaaaagaaataaatcagatctaattaaatattaatttaccttttttaataaagaaaaaacaaaaatggatgataaaacataaaatttaatccataaaaaaattaacaaaattaattaatcataatataggtttaattattaattaatcatAATATAGTTGAAATGTCTAACCTATCTCTCAAAATATAGGTTTACTTATTAATTAGCAATGAGTAAAATATAGAGTGAATATGAGACTCGATTTGAtctctaaggctatgtttgagagtttggaggggaggagaTGGGAAGGCTTTCGAAaacgatttttttaaaaaatatagaaaaatatttgacattttttgaaaaaatgattttgtttagaatgataaaagagtcattatcattacaaaattttcaattttcaaaatattataacaacCTAAAGCCCTCCAAAActctcattcaatacaatttttgagttccctattttatggggtttttgatgTTAGGAATAAAACCAAactctccaaaaccctcctacccaaaatccttttcttattttcacccaattcttcctattttccaaagcccttccctcccttcccctccaaactctcaaacatagcTAATATATTTATTCTATCTGCCCGAAAAATGCGAGGCTCCGTgtcgggtttgttactagttagttTTTAGAAAAGGAATGTTCTAAATTAGTTTAAAATATAAGATTATTGACATCTCTAAATCATCCTCTACGCTTTGTATTTTTAATTGGAGAGAAAAAACGTATATCTTGAAGAAAGGAAAAAACACGTAGAGATTAAAAAATagtttaggctatgtttgggagtttgaagggaaagggaggggaggactttggaaaataggaaTAATTGGgtgaaaataagaaaaggattttGGATAGGAGAATTTTGGagagtttgattttattcataacatccaaaaccccataaaatgggggaaatcaaaaattgtattgaatgagggttttggagggcttacataaattatccaaatatcttttaggttgctatactattttgaaaattaaaaattttgtaatgataatgactcttttatcatatctaaacaaaatcattttttcaaaaaatgtcaaatatttttctatatttttttaaaaattcgttttcggaagctttcccctcccctctcctccaaactcccaaacatagtctaaaagattttgaaaaaaaattaatttttttaagaattgaattcaGACCTAAAAGTTATCAAAATTGAAGATAAAttgtaaatttattaaataaatttaaaaatattagtataCTATTTTGTTAATggaaaatatgttaaaaaaaagaagattaaagaaaaaaggataaaaattgttaaaatcaagtgaataatataaatggtaattaaaaaaataaaaagaatatataaaagtGTTAATTAGATCAAAATGGTATAGTCTTATATTAATAAGAAGAAATAGTAATTTAAAACAATATAATAGAAGCATTAAAAAATATAACATGAAAAAAGTATTCATAAATGAATTGTAAAAAGGAGCtgtgaaaaaaattagaaaaattgaaaataaaaaaaaggccTTAAAGCCCAGAAAATCATGTGTCAAAGGCCCAATGAAATGTACAAAGATTAACAATTGTTGTATCTGTTGCTAGTCAAAAGGACATTAGGAAGGAAAGACATGAAATAAACCATCAACTTCACATTCCAACCAAACAACAAGTTTGTTCGTTCAACTTCTGAAACATGGCAAGCAACAATCTTTTTATTCCTCCAACCGTTAGGTAAATTGGTATATGAGTTAGATGTAGCTTGCATATTTTTGATTTTAAATCGTTAGCACATTTAGCTTATTGTAGTTGGTTAATGTTGCTTTTGCAGATCTATGGAAGACCTGGAGCGAGAAACCgatttgagaagaagaaaaattcaCATTGCTTACCGTAAGCATGTCAAAGAGCTTCATGAATATAGAGAGGCTAAGAAAAAAGCAGAGATTGCTAAAGATGCTTCAACTGTGGAGGATCATGCGAAAATAGAAGGGGAAAATGGAGGGTCATCCGTTGGTGTTCATGACATAATGCAAGAGAGGTCCTTTGGTGCTCGTGACATAACACAAGAGAAACATGCAAGATCATCAGTTGGGTTGGGTATGTTTGGTTAGGAGATAGAGGTGTTGATCGTGAGAAAATTAATGAGAAACATGTAGGATCCTCTTTTGGGCTTCGTGGGTTTGGTGAAAGAGCTATTTTTGctgagaaaatggaagaaaaatagccACCATCATCTGTTGCCGAAGGTGGGATAGACGAAAGAGTCAAACTTAGAAAGGGGAAAACTATGGTATCAGTTGAAGAGTCTGTCAAACATGCAAGCGTTGTTGATACGAGCAAGCTGCATGCAAGACTCCTAATAAGGGGAAAAGTGTAGTATCAAGTAAGAAGTCGCTCCACCATGAAGTCGTAGTCATGAAGTGCAATCTACAAGCAagagatatttttgaagattCAAATGGAAACATGCATGTAAACAAAGATAAAGGATCTTCCTTTGCTGGATCTTCATACAAAAACATATCCTTAGAAAGTGAAAGGTATATTATAAAAATGATAGTGGTTTGGGTTAAAAATAATGCTATAGATAATTGTTGATGTTATGACGCAATTGTCATGAAGATGATGGTGCTagtgaaaagaaaaattgttgcAGGTACTCTCTATGGGAAAAGGAAATAAATTGTGGGAAGACTGCAGCAAAAAATGTCTTTGTAAGTAGAGAAAAATTTACATGTATTGATATAACGCATAATATGTATGTATAATCTAATACTGCTTCCCAAAGGGTCAGACGCATATTCAATTGGTGGATTCCGATACCTAGAAAAGTTATGAATGCAGACTTCATTTTAGAGAAAGAGAGTAAGTCGAAAGGTACATTGGCCAAGGTTGGTATCACTTCGTGATCGTGAGGACCAGATGCCTTAGAAAAGGTCATAAGCTTGCATTTTGCCTTCGTGACCCTCAATCACGTAGGGTTGTTGTGACCCTAGTTAAGCGCAAAAATTTACATCATAAAATTTGAAGCTACTATGATTATGATGAGAAGGCAAAGGCTCTTGGCTGTTGCTGTGGAGTTTGTGTTGCTGGTATgtgttaaagaaaatattttgaatgtTATAATGGTAGTTTTTGTGGGACCTATTTTGTTATAACTCAAGTTTTAATGTAGTAGTTAATATGACTATGCTTTTGTGGATGTGAATTATGAAACATCAATATTGTAATCATCCTGCATAAGCCATTTAAATTGTAAAATATCAGTACGATGTAGTGATGTAGTTGaatcaatatataaaaataatgctATGTTTGTTTGTTAAAGATGTGCTTTGTATGGATATGTGTAACATTAAAGGAAATTGAATATAATGTTAAACTTAAGTTACATAGAAAaatgtttatatttatatttgaatTATGTAAAAGAAGTCATGGTAATGGTAAAATAAGTTATCATCTGAAACATTCACTTAGTTTATCAGTCCACATGATCATATTTTAACACTATAGTTTGGGGGTTGAAAATAGATTACGCGTGTGCAATAGTATAAATGTAAGTATTGTGCATATAATATTAAGCATGACGTGGTTTAATAGAAAAAGTATTTGTTGTGATGATAAATTGTAATATGATTCCAAAAGACATGTTTATGCAGTGGACAATAGTGTGCACACGTGATGTACATAATACAAGTTTCCAAAGTTGATTATTAGTAAAGAGAAAAACGTTAGTCAGAAAAAATATTGCAAAATGGATAGAAATAGAACtacataagaaaaaaaatttgttgGGGGTATTATATAGAAGCAGTACAAAAGTGTAAGCAAATACAACTGTTGGTTGGTAAACAACATAACCATGACATAGTGGTCCCAGGAATCCATTACAACTTTACAAAATACAGTACTTGAAACAAATAGTTGAGTTACGAAATATGTATGTCATGGATCTTGCATATGTAAGAAAAAAAATTGCAAAGCAGAACTTTTTACAATAATAATCACATAACCTGTCAAATTAGTTGAAACATATCAAAGTCAAACAAAAAGGTGGTATGTGTATTTTTATAAGCTTAGATTAAGATATTAAAAAATGAAGTTAGTAATAAAAGTACATTATTTTTAGCAAAAAAACAAAGTTAAAAGGATAGAAAAGTTCTTATTAGGTTAATACAACTAACAATCACGGGAAAAAAAATAATGTAATGTAAAAAGAATATAATATTCATACAAGAATAAtgtaaaaatacaagaaaaaaaataaaggctACAAtgaattgaattatattttaaagaagaaaaaaaatgaaaaagaaaggcaaaaaaaataaaataatatttagatGGGCCAGAGGGTTAACATCCGAAATAGGCCAGAGGCCCAACCAATTTTGTAGATTTATAAGGAATGTTTATCTCTATAAAGGTAATGTAGTAAAACATTATATTTACAATAAAATTATAAAGGTTTATCAAATAACAGAAAAACTTTTAGAGATCGTGAGGTGTTGGTTCCCAGAGCAAAAAATGGAATTCAATAGTCCTTTTACCCCGGATGCAATCCTTGAGGAAAGGTATACTGTAAACCATCATCTTTCATTGTTGCATGTCAGTCTATAAAT includes these proteins:
- the LOC131618286 gene encoding NDR1/HIN1-like protein 13, with translation MPESQNTSSSERPALASNTAPPPVYGYPSPANGFPYANINHRKNSWCGCCCCLWWFIGIILTLAVLLVIAVVSFCLITRPELPYFALDSIAVNGMDLTSTSVISPAADVFIRADNGNNKIGIYYEKDSIVEIFYRDVRLCNGVLQAFYQPTNNVTVLQTVLKGKGIKLAETDRKALVKAVGKWSVPLTLKMRVPVKIKVGLVKTWKIGDFVFDCDVTVDQLTAEAKIVDNDCSYGLHH